A genomic region of Candidatus Pseudomonas phytovorans contains the following coding sequences:
- a CDS encoding dicarboxylate/amino acid:cation symporter yields the protein MTTRQPLYKSLYVQVIVAITIGILLGHYYPETGVALKPLGDGFVKLIKMVIAPIIFCTVVSGIAGMQSMKSVGKTGGYALLYFEVVSTIALIIGLVVVNVVKPGAGMHIDVTTLNASSVAAYAAAGAQQTTVGFLLNVIPNTVVGAFANGDILQVLMFSVLFGFALHRLGSYGKPLLDMIDRFAHVMFNIINMIMKLAPIGAFGAMAFTIGQYGVGSLVQLGYLMACFYITCLLFVLVVLGGICRAHGFSVLKLIRYIREELLIVLGTSSSESALPRMLAKMERLGAKKSVVGLVIPTGYSFNLDGTSIYLTMAAVFIAQATDTTMDITHQITLLLVLLVASKGAAGVTGSGFIVLAATLSAVGHLPVAGLALILGIDRFMSEARALTNLVGNAVATVVVAKWVNEMDNDKLASELASGGAPLVDTRPTDDLGVAEGPAR from the coding sequence ATGACGACACGTCAGCCGCTGTACAAATCCCTGTATGTCCAGGTGATCGTTGCCATCACCATCGGTATCCTGCTCGGCCACTACTATCCGGAAACGGGCGTTGCCCTCAAACCCTTGGGTGACGGCTTCGTCAAACTGATCAAGATGGTCATCGCCCCGATCATCTTCTGTACCGTGGTCAGCGGCATCGCCGGCATGCAGAGCATGAAGTCGGTCGGCAAGACCGGCGGCTACGCGTTGCTGTACTTTGAAGTCGTCTCCACCATCGCCCTGATCATCGGCCTCGTCGTCGTCAACGTGGTCAAGCCAGGCGCTGGCATGCACATCGACGTCACCACCCTGAACGCCAGCAGTGTGGCTGCCTACGCCGCTGCCGGCGCGCAGCAGACCACCGTCGGTTTCCTGCTCAACGTCATCCCCAACACGGTGGTCGGCGCCTTCGCCAACGGCGATATCCTGCAGGTGCTGATGTTCTCGGTGCTGTTCGGCTTCGCCCTGCACCGCCTGGGCAGCTACGGCAAGCCGTTGCTGGACATGATCGACCGCTTCGCCCACGTCATGTTCAACATCATCAACATGATCATGAAGCTGGCCCCGATCGGTGCTTTCGGCGCCATGGCCTTCACCATCGGCCAGTACGGCGTGGGTTCGCTGGTGCAACTGGGCTACCTGATGGCCTGCTTCTACATCACCTGCCTGCTGTTCGTGCTGGTGGTGCTGGGCGGTATCTGCCGCGCCCACGGTTTCAGCGTGCTCAAGCTGATCCGCTACATCCGTGAAGAGCTGCTGATCGTGCTGGGTACGTCCTCCTCGGAGTCGGCCCTGCCACGCATGCTGGCCAAGATGGAGCGCCTGGGCGCGAAGAAGTCGGTGGTTGGTCTGGTCATCCCGACCGGTTACTCGTTCAACCTGGACGGCACCTCGATCTACCTGACCATGGCTGCGGTGTTCATCGCTCAGGCCACTGATACCACCATGGACATCACCCACCAGATCACCCTGCTGCTGGTGCTGCTGGTGGCTTCCAAAGGTGCTGCCGGCGTGACCGGTTCGGGCTTCATCGTGCTGGCCGCCACCCTGTCGGCTGTTGGCCACCTGCCGGTAGCCGGCCTGGCACTGATCCTCGGCATCGACCGCTTCATGTCCGAAGCCCGTGCACTGACCAACCTGGTGGGTAATGCCGTTGCCACTGTGGTGGTGGCCAAGTGGGTCAATGAAATGGACAACGACAAGCTGGCCTCGGAACTGGCTTCTGGTGGTGCGCCGCTGGTCGATACCCGTCCGACCGATGACCTGGGCGTCGCCGAAGGCCCAGCCCGCTGA
- the tsaA gene encoding tRNA (N6-threonylcarbamoyladenosine(37)-N6)-methyltransferase TrmO — MQHTVAPVGIVRSCFKEKFAIPRQPRLAPAARGVLELLPPFDQGDAVEGLEQVSHVWLLFLFHQALEDKPRLKVRPPRLGGNKSMGVFATRATHRPNGIGQSVVRLEGVEPGRLLLSGIDLLDGTPVLDIKPYVPYADSIADASNQMASAAPVAIAVQWGDNALPQAREHALRLGEPLVELIEQCLAQDPRPAYQLPPPERVYGVKFWDVQVRWHYPQPEVIRVLEVVLA; from the coding sequence ATGCAGCATACGGTTGCCCCCGTCGGTATTGTCCGCTCCTGCTTCAAGGAAAAATTCGCCATCCCGCGCCAGCCCCGGCTGGCGCCTGCGGCGCGTGGCGTGCTTGAACTGCTGCCGCCGTTCGACCAGGGTGATGCGGTCGAAGGCCTGGAGCAGGTCAGCCATGTCTGGCTGCTGTTCCTGTTCCACCAGGCCCTGGAAGACAAGCCGCGCCTGAAAGTGCGGCCTCCGCGTCTGGGCGGCAACAAGAGCATGGGCGTGTTCGCTACCCGCGCCACCCACCGGCCAAACGGCATCGGCCAGTCGGTGGTGCGCCTGGAAGGTGTGGAGCCTGGGCGCCTGTTGCTGTCCGGGATCGACCTACTGGACGGCACGCCTGTACTGGACATCAAGCCCTATGTGCCGTATGCCGACAGCATTGCAGACGCCAGCAACCAGATGGCCAGCGCAGCGCCCGTCGCGATTGCCGTGCAATGGGGCGACAACGCCCTGCCCCAGGCCCGCGAGCATGCACTGCGGCTGGGCGAGCCGCTGGTGGAACTGATCGAGCAATGCCTGGCGCAAGACCCACGGCCCGCCTACCAGCTGCCACCCCCGGAGCGCGTGTACGGGGTGAAGTTCTGGGATGTCCAGGTGCGCTGGCATTACCCTCAGCCGGAGGTGATCCGGGTGTTGGAGGTAGTGTTGGCCTGA
- a CDS encoding DUF1456 family protein: MNHNDVLRSLRYMLKVNDAKMAEIIGLSGLEVQPLVLATYLKKEEEEGFVRCPDRVMAHFLDGLVIHRRGKDDSRPPQPVELPVTNNLILKKLRVAFELKEDDLHVILKSVNFPVSKPELSALFRKAGHENYRPCGDQLLRNFLKGLTQRVRG, encoded by the coding sequence ATGAACCACAATGACGTCCTGCGCAGCCTGCGCTACATGCTCAAGGTGAACGACGCCAAGATGGCCGAGATCATCGGGCTTTCCGGCCTCGAAGTGCAGCCACTGGTATTGGCCACCTACCTGAAGAAGGAAGAAGAGGAAGGCTTTGTACGTTGCCCTGATCGGGTAATGGCACATTTCCTCGATGGCCTGGTGATCCACCGCCGCGGCAAGGACGACAGCCGCCCGCCGCAGCCGGTCGAACTGCCCGTGACCAACAACCTCATCCTCAAAAAGCTGCGGGTGGCCTTCGAACTCAAGGAAGACGACCTGCATGTGATCCTCAAGTCGGTCAACTTCCCGGTCAGCAAGCCTGAACTCAGCGCGTTGTTCCGCAAGGCCGGCCACGAAAACTACCGCCCATGCGGCGACCAGTTGCTGCGCAACTTCCTCAAAGGCCTGACCCAGCGCGTGCGCGGCTGA